One segment of Tamlana crocina DNA contains the following:
- a CDS encoding aldo/keto reductase encodes MKNRILGNQGFKVSEVGLGCWQLGADWGNDISKETAFNILNEAVKNGINFFDTADVYGNGKSETLIGEFLKTTDAPIRVATKFGRAANVFPDKYSKAALYSAVDASLKNLGVESLDLMQLHCIPTHYLMKGDVFDWLRELQSDGLIKHFGASVESVEEGLICLEQEDLLSLQVIFNIFRQKLVTELFPKAEEKGVGIIVRLPLASGLLTGKFDQNTTFAADDHRNYNKNGEAFNVGETFAGLPFEKGVQLVDTIKKDLLPEDLNMVQLALRYILDHDAVSTIIPGASRPEQVLGNASVSSLDPLEPQLHEKLKQLYQNEVHDAIRGVY; translated from the coding sequence ATGAAAAACAGAATATTAGGAAATCAAGGATTTAAAGTGAGTGAAGTAGGGTTGGGATGCTGGCAATTGGGTGCCGATTGGGGCAACGACATCTCTAAAGAAACGGCGTTCAATATTTTAAACGAAGCCGTAAAAAATGGGATCAACTTCTTTGATACGGCCGATGTTTACGGCAACGGAAAAAGCGAAACCCTAATAGGTGAGTTTCTAAAAACCACAGATGCCCCCATTCGGGTGGCTACAAAATTTGGGCGTGCAGCCAATGTGTTTCCCGATAAATACTCGAAAGCGGCCTTATACAGTGCTGTAGATGCTTCGCTTAAAAACTTGGGGGTTGAATCTCTAGATTTAATGCAACTACACTGTATTCCCACGCATTATTTGATGAAGGGCGATGTTTTTGATTGGTTGCGCGAATTGCAATCCGACGGACTCATAAAACATTTTGGTGCTAGTGTAGAAAGCGTTGAGGAAGGTTTGATTTGCCTCGAACAGGAAGACCTTTTGTCTTTACAGGTTATTTTTAACATTTTCAGGCAAAAATTGGTTACTGAACTGTTTCCGAAAGCTGAAGAAAAAGGGGTTGGTATAATCGTGCGTTTACCGTTGGCGAGCGGATTGCTTACTGGAAAGTTCGATCAGAACACCACTTTTGCTGCCGATGACCATAGGAATTACAACAAAAATGGGGAAGCCTTTAATGTGGGCGAAACCTTTGCTGGTTTACCGTTTGAAAAAGGAGTGCAACTGGTTGATACCATAAAAAAGGACCTGCTGCCAGAAGACTTAAATATGGTACAATTGGCATTGCGCTATATTTTAGATCACGACGCCGTAAGCACCATTATTCCGGGGGCAAGTCGTCCAGAACAAGTATTGGGCAATGCCTCGGTGTCAAGCCTTGACCCATTGGAGCCGCAGCTTCACGAAAAATTAAAGCAACTTTATCAAAATGAAGTCCACGATGCCATTCGTGGCGTATATTAA
- a CDS encoding MarC family protein: MDHLIAFSITVFTGFFAITNPISNMTIFMSLVDEADVTEKRAISRKAAFVAFIIVLVFVILGKFIFQLFGITIPAFKITGGILIFYVGFEMLQSKKSNVKHLNKTKLDEDIAISPLAIPIIAGPGTIVTAMNFVSNAGYVKIAIVIAIYAVMCFLNYLAFNLSGFIVKNLGRNVISVIGKIMGLIIAIIGTSMIIQGIKISFDLPMLQ, translated from the coding sequence ATGGATCATTTAATAGCGTTTTCAATAACGGTCTTTACTGGTTTTTTTGCCATTACCAATCCCATTTCCAACATGACGATTTTTATGTCGTTGGTTGACGAAGCCGATGTTACCGAAAAACGGGCCATCAGCCGAAAAGCAGCTTTCGTGGCTTTTATTATCGTTTTGGTATTTGTGATTTTGGGCAAGTTTATTTTCCAATTGTTCGGTATTACCATTCCGGCGTTTAAAATTACGGGGGGCATTTTAATTTTCTATGTAGGTTTTGAAATGCTGCAATCGAAAAAATCGAACGTGAAGCATTTAAACAAAACCAAGTTGGATGAAGATATTGCCATTTCACCATTGGCCATTCCTATTATTGCTGGCCCCGGAACCATTGTTACGGCCATGAACTTCGTGTCTAATGCGGGGTATGTAAAAATCGCTATTGTTATCGCCATTTACGCCGTAATGTGTTTTCTCAATTATCTGGCCTTTAATTTAAGCGGCTTTATAGTTAAAAACTTGGGCCGAAACGTTATTTCAGTAATTGGTAAAATTATGGGTTTAATCATTGCCATTATCGGTACCAGCATGATCATTCAGGGGATAAAAATATCGTTTGATTTGCCGATGCTTCAATAA